The genomic DNA GAATTATTAACAAAGGGAGTGAAGCATTATGCCTAAAACCATTCTTAAGGTCAGCAACGTCCAGAAGACGTTCAAAAAACAGCAGGTCCTGCACGGCGTGTCCTTCGATGTGAAGGAAGGGGAGATCACAGCCCTCCTCGGACCGAATGGAGCCGGGAAGTCAACGACCATCCGGAGCATCATGGGGATCCTCTTCCCGGATGAGGGGCATATCCAGTTCAGCGGAGAAGAAGAAGGAGTCATCCCGAAGCATGCCATCGGCTACCTTCCCGAAGAACGCGGACTCTATAAAAATGTGAAAATCATGGATATCCTCCTGTATTTTGCTGAACTGAAGGATTACCCGATCAAAAAAGCCAAGGAGCGTGCACTTCATTACTTGAAGAAATTCGGACTTGAAGGGAAAGACAAGGTATCGATCGAAGAGCTATCCAAGGGGATGGGGCAGAAGGTGCAGTTCATCGCTTCCATCATCCACGAGCCGAAGCTGCTCATTCTCGACGAACCGTTCTCCGGACTCGATCCTGTCAGTCAGGAAGTATTCAAAGACGAGATCCGCGAATTGGCACGCAGTGGTACGGCTGTACTCCTGTCCGCTCACCAGATGAACCTTGTGGAAGAAATGGCCGACCGCCTCATCATGATCCATAAGGGAAGGGAAGTGATCAGCGGCACGATGGACGAAGTGAAGGAGAAATACGCGAACTTCAAGTGCACGATCCAAGGCTCCAATCGCGTAGAAATGCTGGAGGCGATTCCACAGGTCACACGGGTGGAACAGTCTGAGCAGGTATCGACGCTCTACCTCGACTCAGAGGTGCACATTCCATCTTGGATTCGCACGCTTCCTGAAGGGATTTCAATCAATGAACTGAAGATCGACCGCATCACCCTGCATGAGATCTTCATCGATATCGCCACTGATAAGCAAGGAAAGGAACGTGAAAAAAGTGCGTAATAGTTTAAAAGTAGCCAAATGGGAGTTTAAGAGGAACGTCAAGAACAAATCCTTCCTGATTTCACTCGTCCTCACGCCGTTGATTGCGATTATCTTTGCCGTCCTGCCGTCCCTATTCGCAGGGGGAGGGGACACGCC from Rossellomorea marisflavi includes the following:
- a CDS encoding ABC transporter ATP-binding protein, translated to MPKTILKVSNVQKTFKKQQVLHGVSFDVKEGEITALLGPNGAGKSTTIRSIMGILFPDEGHIQFSGEEEGVIPKHAIGYLPEERGLYKNVKIMDILLYFAELKDYPIKKAKERALHYLKKFGLEGKDKVSIEELSKGMGQKVQFIASIIHEPKLLILDEPFSGLDPVSQEVFKDEIRELARSGTAVLLSAHQMNLVEEMADRLIMIHKGREVISGTMDEVKEKYANFKCTIQGSNRVEMLEAIPQVTRVEQSEQVSTLYLDSEVHIPSWIRTLPEGISINELKIDRITLHEIFIDIATDKQGKEREKSA